One segment of Candidatus Babeliales bacterium DNA contains the following:
- a CDS encoding ankyrin repeat domain-containing protein, protein MKKCILFIAALNLIYSVHSSIAMENDPFNFKIAEKKSDILYIDHALKITDPQKLNKMYVRSNGKTPLHLAIQCQKKTSTTTLIENGADVNKTDKEDLTPLMYAIKSKDLLLVKELIKAGADVSKRTAKGNCLNYLYSLKKDVGLPVELKGIEDYLYYRLRVSVTKRLVKAILIATMLYSIYSITNYLFKRFV, encoded by the coding sequence ATGAAAAAATGTATTCTTTTCATTGCAGCCTTAAATTTGATTTATAGTGTTCATAGTTCTATCGCTATGGAAAATGATCCTTTTAATTTTAAGATTGCAGAGAAAAAGAGTGATATCTTATATATTGATCATGCATTAAAAATTACTGATCCTCAAAAACTTAACAAAATGTATGTTCGTTCTAATGGCAAAACGCCATTGCACTTAGCAATTCAATGTCAGAAAAAAACAAGTACTACCACGCTTATTGAAAATGGTGCAGATGTAAATAAAACAGACAAAGAAGATTTAACGCCATTAATGTACGCCATCAAGAGTAAAGATTTGTTATTAGTGAAGGAATTAATAAAAGCAGGAGCTGATGTTTCTAAAAGAACTGCAAAAGGAAACTGCTTAAATTATCTGTATAGTCTAAAGAAAGATGTTGGTTTGCCTGTTGAATTAAAAGGTATAGAAGATTATCTTTATTATAGGTTGCGTGTGTCTGTTACAAAAAGATTGGTTAAAGCAATTTTAATAGCAACCATGCTTTACTCGATCTACTCGATCACTAATTATCTTTTTAAGAGGTTTGTATAG
- a CDS encoding RNA-binding protein, producing the protein MNIYVGNLSYSVTEDQLRELFAAYGEVVSAKVVTDKFTGNSKGFGFVEMGSKEQAQEAIAQLDGKEIDGRRLRVSTANAKESRPRPSHGGGGGGGGFRSQRNNRY; encoded by the coding sequence ATGAATATTTACGTAGGAAATTTATCGTACTCGGTAACCGAAGATCAATTAAGAGAATTATTTGCAGCTTATGGCGAAGTAGTTTCTGCTAAAGTAGTAACTGACAAATTTACCGGGAACTCAAAAGGTTTTGGATTTGTTGAAATGGGTTCAAAAGAACAAGCGCAAGAAGCTATCGCGCAATTAGATGGCAAAGAAATTGACGGAAGACGCTTACGTGTTAGCACTGCTAATGCTAAAGAAAGTCGTCCGCGTCCATCCCATGGTGGTGGCGGCGGCGGCGGCGGTTTCCGTTCACAAAGAAATAATCGCTACTAA
- a CDS encoding ParA family protein, which produces MRKIAIINQKGGSGKTTTTVNLAASLAEKKRRVLLIDLDPQASSTMWYGLAKDLKGIYPIFTENEDIGSVVVNTEYADIDVIPASSWLIGLDKRLAQEVGAETILKHKLDEDVLKKYDYILIDCPPTLGILTVNALCAVDEIIVPVEARYMALSGLVQLLETINVIKKRLNPNLKIAGILPCRVDGRTKHAKEVVAELQKNFKGMLYETAIRENIRLSEAPSFSKPITVYDKNSNGACDYRAFAKEVVKQELS; this is translated from the coding sequence ATGCGAAAAATAGCGATTATTAACCAAAAAGGGGGGAGCGGCAAAACCACTACCACTGTAAATTTGGCGGCTAGTCTTGCTGAAAAAAAGCGTCGGGTGCTTTTAATAGATTTAGATCCGCAAGCATCAAGTACTATGTGGTATGGTTTGGCTAAAGACTTAAAGGGCATCTATCCAATATTTACTGAAAATGAGGATATTGGCAGCGTTGTTGTTAATACCGAATATGCGGATATTGATGTAATTCCAGCCTCATCATGGCTCATTGGGCTTGATAAGCGTTTAGCGCAAGAAGTTGGCGCTGAAACTATTTTAAAGCACAAACTTGATGAGGATGTGCTCAAAAAATATGATTATATTTTGATAGATTGCCCGCCAACCTTGGGTATTTTGACGGTTAATGCACTATGTGCAGTTGATGAGATTATTGTACCTGTTGAGGCTCGGTATATGGCTTTAAGTGGTCTTGTGCAATTGCTTGAAACCATCAATGTTATCAAAAAACGATTAAATCCTAATCTTAAAATTGCCGGTATTTTGCCATGTCGTGTAGACGGCAGAACAAAACATGCCAAAGAAGTAGTTGCTGAATTGCAAAAGAACTTTAAAGGAATGCTTTATGAAACAGCTATTAGAGAAAATATTCGCTTATCTGAGGCGCCATCATTTTCAAAGCCAATAACGGTATATGATAAAAATAGTAATGGAGCATGCGATTATCGTGCATTTGCCAAAGAAGTAGTTAAACAAGAATTATCCTGA